A part of Leifsonia xyli subsp. xyli str. CTCB07 genomic DNA contains:
- a CDS encoding SURF1 family cytochrome oxidase biogenesis protein codes for MLRPRWIGALVFALAFAAVFAGLGQWQLERAIESGKAVEAPTETVLPLPRVAQPGGPIRDTAVGQLVEVTGTFVPGDEQLLSDRLNHGVSGFWVVSHATVELPGGETAALAVARGWAPDEAAAQAAAGRLAQEPAPRQPIVGRILPDEQPEAPADKSKPTAMRTLGVGALYNLWHGVDGRAVYSAYLVDRTPPAGLAAIDSPPPIAQTELNWLNVFYAAEWIIFAGFSIFLWYRLVKDAKEREDELRGLAAAEDPDAQDPDAQAGAAGAVAAGKVD; via the coding sequence ATGCTGCGCCCTCGCTGGATCGGCGCGCTGGTGTTCGCGCTCGCCTTCGCCGCCGTTTTTGCCGGGCTCGGCCAGTGGCAGCTGGAGCGCGCGATCGAGTCGGGCAAAGCGGTCGAGGCGCCGACCGAGACCGTCCTGCCCCTCCCACGGGTCGCGCAGCCCGGCGGCCCCATCCGGGACACGGCGGTCGGCCAGCTCGTGGAGGTCACCGGCACGTTCGTCCCGGGCGACGAACAGCTCCTCTCCGACCGGCTCAACCACGGCGTGAGCGGCTTCTGGGTCGTCAGCCATGCGACCGTCGAGCTGCCCGGCGGTGAGACGGCGGCGCTCGCCGTGGCCCGCGGCTGGGCGCCCGACGAAGCCGCCGCCCAGGCGGCGGCCGGGCGTCTGGCGCAAGAGCCCGCGCCCCGGCAGCCGATCGTGGGCCGCATCTTGCCCGACGAGCAGCCCGAGGCGCCCGCCGACAAATCGAAGCCGACCGCGATGCGCACGCTCGGTGTCGGCGCGCTCTACAACCTCTGGCACGGCGTCGATGGCAGGGCGGTGTATTCGGCCTATCTGGTCGATCGCACCCCACCCGCGGGTCTTGCGGCGATCGACTCGCCCCCGCCGATCGCCCAGACCGAGCTCAACTGGCTCAATGTCTTCTACGCGGCCGAGTGGATCATCTTCGCGGGCTTCTCGATCTTCCTCTGGTACCGGCTCGTGAAAGACGCGAAGGAACGTGAGGACGAGCTTCGCGGGCTCGCCGCGGCGGAGGACCCGGATGCGCAGGACCCGGATGCGCAGGCCGGTGCCGCGGGGGCCGTTGCCGCGGGGAAAGTAGACTAG
- a CDS encoding alpha/beta hydrolase, with translation MRTSYPLKCLTHVLIALATVVALIVVGFLAWVFIPMIGTRQAALEVWRDPAVSVRDAGGSVVLSPAGAPSGTGLVFIPGARVDPYAYLFKLSGVVAEAGVTVVIAKPALNLALFDQRPLSAFTSAAPGVSRWYVGGHSLGGVRVCQLADTPGVEGLVLFGSYCANDVSATSLRVLSLGGANDCLSTPGKIAAAAHLLPPDAAFVEIPGMDHAQFGDYGAQPGDCAATIGDAEARDALTAALGTILSPPRDPLSPGTTASPAAASSAPRVSRLNV, from the coding sequence ATGCGGACATCGTATCCCCTGAAGTGCCTGACACACGTCCTCATCGCCCTGGCGACCGTCGTCGCGCTCATCGTCGTCGGCTTCCTCGCCTGGGTGTTCATCCCGATGATAGGCACGCGCCAGGCGGCGCTGGAGGTGTGGCGCGACCCGGCGGTGAGCGTCCGGGACGCCGGCGGCTCGGTCGTCCTCAGCCCGGCCGGTGCGCCATCGGGAACCGGACTCGTGTTCATCCCCGGCGCCCGTGTCGATCCGTATGCGTACCTCTTCAAGCTTTCCGGCGTCGTAGCGGAGGCGGGCGTCACGGTGGTCATCGCCAAACCGGCGCTGAACCTCGCCCTCTTCGACCAGCGCCCCCTCTCCGCTTTCACGTCGGCGGCTCCGGGGGTGAGCCGCTGGTATGTCGGCGGGCACTCGCTCGGCGGGGTGCGCGTCTGCCAGCTCGCGGACACGCCCGGGGTGGAGGGACTCGTCCTCTTCGGCAGCTACTGCGCGAACGATGTCTCGGCGACCTCCCTGCGCGTCCTCTCCCTCGGCGGCGCGAATGACTGCCTCAGCACGCCGGGGAAGATCGCTGCCGCCGCGCATCTGCTCCCGCCGGACGCGGCCTTCGTGGAGATCCCCGGGATGGACCACGCGCAGTTCGGCGACTACGGTGCCCAGCCCGGTGACTGCGCCGCGACGATCGGCGACGCGGAGGCACGCGACGCACTCACGGCGGCGCTGGGGACGATCCTCTCGCCGCCTCGCGATCCCCTCTCGCCGGGAACGACGGCCTCGCCCGCCGCCGCGAGTTCCGCACCTCGGGTGTCTAGACTGAACGTGTGA
- a CDS encoding cation:proton antiporter regulatory subunit: MVDVRRVKLPGVGVLHTFVTDDGGKVGVIAHRSGHSDLITFSDDEDGSDATKVSLRLNEDEAHTLAELLGGTQITESLNALDQIPGLSIDWFTVDYEDYIAGQQLGAPGDRGVVGLTVVAVVRGDSASPAPAPDFKVFPGDTLVVAGTPEKVAKAFALFRTGETAIRAAADAPPGG; this comes from the coding sequence ATGGTTGACGTTCGACGGGTCAAACTGCCCGGGGTCGGGGTGTTGCACACCTTCGTGACGGATGACGGCGGCAAGGTGGGCGTGATCGCGCACCGGTCCGGGCACAGTGACCTGATCACGTTCTCGGACGACGAAGACGGCTCCGACGCGACGAAGGTCTCGCTGCGCTTGAACGAGGACGAGGCGCACACGCTGGCCGAACTGCTCGGCGGCACGCAGATAACCGAATCGCTGAACGCGCTCGACCAGATCCCGGGGCTCAGCATCGACTGGTTTACCGTCGACTACGAGGACTACATCGCCGGGCAGCAGCTCGGCGCTCCCGGCGATCGCGGTGTCGTCGGACTCACCGTCGTCGCCGTCGTGCGCGGGGACTCGGCCAGCCCCGCACCCGCACCCGACTTCAAGGTCTTCCCGGGCGACACCCTCGTCGTCGCCGGGACACCGGAGAAAGTCGCCAAGGCCTTCGCGCTCTTCCGGACCGGCGAGACCGCCATCCGGGCCGCCGCCGACGCTCCGCCCGGAGGCTGA
- a CDS encoding cation:proton antiporter, with translation MHLGEDLIILGLLLLVAYALGRLGKLVGLPAIPIYMIVGLLASPNTGWFPLDFESRYIELIAVFGLILLLFNLGLEFDQDEFFGNFGKLIISGGSYILINMGVGLAFGFWVGWGTREALVIAGMTATSSSAIVTKLLIELRRLPNRETPMILGVTVVEDIFIAIYLAIVSVVLSGETALWPVAGKLAIAFAFLVVMFTLARWGGKVFSRLFRTKDDELFTILFFGLAVLFAGIGEILGVTDAIGAFLIGLVLGATKHRNKIEHIAIPLRDVFAAFFFLNFGLELEPAKFSGVLGPVLIAVAMTIALNILAGQVVAWINGMDAQAGINTTVILQNRGEFALILATLSISAGLDPRIQPFAGLYVLIMAVLGPVLAASSERIGALVLRTGKLRRRGRRKPRPPMLDEEIALVEAATADLDSDKPREEKSAAVAAEETRRAVDRLVEQAMQQAGPQNDTTGDRKRD, from the coding sequence ATGCATCTCGGCGAAGACCTCATCATTCTCGGCCTCCTGCTGCTCGTCGCCTATGCGCTGGGACGCCTCGGCAAGCTGGTGGGTCTCCCCGCGATCCCCATTTACATGATCGTCGGGCTGCTGGCGAGCCCGAACACCGGTTGGTTCCCCCTCGACTTCGAGAGCCGCTACATCGAGCTCATTGCGGTGTTCGGGCTCATCCTGCTGCTGTTCAACCTGGGGCTGGAGTTCGACCAGGACGAGTTCTTCGGCAACTTCGGCAAGCTCATCATCTCCGGCGGCTCCTACATCCTCATCAATATGGGCGTCGGGCTCGCGTTCGGCTTCTGGGTCGGCTGGGGCACGCGAGAGGCGCTGGTCATCGCCGGGATGACGGCCACCTCCTCCTCGGCGATCGTCACGAAGCTGCTCATCGAGCTGCGCCGTCTGCCCAATCGGGAGACGCCGATGATCCTCGGCGTGACCGTGGTGGAGGACATCTTCATCGCGATCTACCTGGCGATCGTCTCGGTGGTGCTCAGCGGGGAGACGGCGCTCTGGCCAGTGGCCGGCAAGCTGGCGATCGCCTTCGCCTTCCTCGTGGTGATGTTCACGCTGGCCCGGTGGGGCGGGAAAGTGTTCTCCCGGCTCTTCCGGACGAAAGACGACGAGCTGTTCACCATCCTGTTCTTCGGGCTCGCCGTGCTCTTCGCGGGCATCGGCGAGATCCTGGGCGTGACCGATGCGATCGGCGCTTTTCTCATCGGCCTCGTGCTCGGCGCGACGAAGCACCGGAACAAGATCGAGCACATCGCCATCCCGCTCCGGGACGTGTTTGCCGCCTTCTTCTTCCTCAACTTCGGGCTCGAACTCGAACCGGCGAAGTTCTCCGGGGTGCTCGGCCCGGTGCTCATCGCCGTCGCGATGACGATCGCGCTCAACATCCTGGCCGGTCAGGTCGTCGCGTGGATCAATGGGATGGACGCGCAGGCCGGCATCAACACCACGGTCATCCTGCAGAACCGCGGAGAGTTCGCGCTCATCCTCGCGACCCTGTCGATCAGCGCGGGGCTCGACCCGCGCATCCAGCCGTTCGCGGGGCTCTATGTGCTCATCATGGCCGTCCTCGGCCCGGTGCTCGCAGCGAGCTCCGAGAGGATCGGTGCGCTGGTCCTGCGGACCGGCAAACTCCGGCGGCGCGGCCGGCGCAAGCCGCGCCCTCCGATGCTCGACGAGGAGATCGCGCTTGTCGAGGCGGCGACCGCCGATCTCGACTCCGACAAGCCTCGCGAGGAGAAGAGCGCCGCGGTGGCCGCGGAGGAGACCCGCCGAGCCGTCGACCGGCTCGTCGAGCAGGCCATGCAGCAGGCCGGACCTCAGAACGACACCACCGGCGACCGAAAGCGGGACTGA
- a CDS encoding glycerol-3-phosphate dehydrogenase/oxidase — protein sequence MATTALSNSAQSSAASAPSRLGPAERAAAIAALKESELDILVVGGGIVGAGSAVDAVTRGLSVGLVEARDFASGTSSRSSKLVHGGIRYLEQLDFGLVREALIERGLLLQRIAPHLVKPVRFLYPLHKRVWERLYIGAGMMLYDIFSYTGLRPPGVPHHRHLSRRQVLKAIPSLAPNALVGGITYYDAQVDDARYVATLARTAAHYGAQVATRLRVEGFVKVGERVVGVWARDLETDERFEIRAKQVVNATGVWTDDTQAMVGERGQFKVRASKGVHLVVPRDRFQSKIGLLLRTEKSVLFVIPWGRHWLIGTTDTDWNLDKAHPAATAADIDYLLAHVNQVLNVPLTREDVEGVFAGLRPLLAGESEETSKLSREHLVAHSVPGLVVIAGGKWTTYRVMAKDAIDAAVDALDGKIPASATMEIALVGAEGYQAAWNSRGRIARESGLHPARIEHFLNRYGTMTADILALIREDPALAEPLPGADDYVGAEVVYAVSHEGALHLEDVLARRTRISIEAWDRGASAAPVAAYLMAKVLGWDRAREEREVQTYLLRVAAERESQLQPDDESADRVRLEAPDIVAVDAAAETGSAAKAPRTAAASRRPKGPKGPKP from the coding sequence ATGGCGACAACAGCCCTGTCCAACTCAGCGCAGTCCTCGGCGGCATCCGCTCCATCACGACTCGGCCCGGCCGAACGGGCTGCCGCGATCGCGGCGCTGAAGGAATCCGAACTCGACATCCTGGTGGTCGGCGGCGGCATCGTCGGTGCCGGCAGCGCGGTGGACGCCGTCACCCGCGGTCTGAGTGTGGGGCTGGTGGAGGCGCGTGACTTCGCTTCGGGCACCTCCAGCCGGTCGTCCAAGCTCGTCCACGGCGGCATCCGGTACCTGGAACAGCTGGACTTCGGTCTCGTGCGCGAGGCGCTCATCGAGCGTGGTCTGCTGCTGCAGCGGATCGCGCCGCACCTCGTGAAGCCGGTGCGGTTCCTGTACCCGCTGCACAAGCGGGTGTGGGAGCGCCTCTACATCGGCGCCGGGATGATGCTGTACGACATCTTCTCCTACACCGGTCTCCGCCCGCCGGGAGTCCCGCACCACCGCCACCTCAGCCGGCGCCAGGTGCTGAAGGCCATCCCGAGCCTTGCGCCGAACGCCCTGGTGGGCGGCATCACCTACTACGACGCGCAGGTGGACGACGCCCGCTACGTGGCCACCCTCGCCCGCACCGCGGCGCACTACGGCGCCCAGGTCGCCACCCGCCTCCGAGTCGAGGGCTTCGTCAAGGTCGGCGAGCGCGTCGTCGGCGTGTGGGCGCGCGATCTGGAGACGGACGAACGGTTCGAGATCCGCGCCAAGCAGGTCGTGAACGCGACCGGCGTCTGGACGGACGATACCCAGGCGATGGTGGGGGAGCGCGGCCAGTTCAAGGTGCGCGCCTCGAAGGGCGTCCACCTCGTCGTTCCGCGCGACCGCTTCCAATCGAAGATAGGTCTGCTGCTGCGCACCGAGAAGAGCGTGCTGTTCGTGATCCCGTGGGGCCGGCACTGGCTCATCGGCACCACCGACACCGACTGGAACCTCGACAAGGCCCACCCGGCGGCGACCGCGGCCGACATCGACTACCTGCTCGCGCACGTGAATCAGGTGCTCAACGTGCCGCTGACCCGCGAAGATGTCGAGGGCGTGTTCGCCGGGCTGCGTCCGCTGCTCGCCGGGGAGTCGGAGGAGACCTCGAAACTCTCCCGCGAGCACCTCGTGGCGCACTCCGTGCCGGGGCTCGTCGTGATCGCGGGTGGTAAGTGGACGACCTACCGCGTGATGGCGAAGGACGCGATCGACGCCGCCGTGGACGCGCTCGACGGCAAGATCCCGGCCAGTGCCACAATGGAGATCGCGCTCGTCGGAGCCGAGGGCTACCAGGCTGCCTGGAACAGCCGCGGCCGCATCGCGCGGGAGAGCGGTCTCCACCCCGCCCGCATCGAGCACTTCCTCAACCGCTATGGGACGATGACCGCCGATATCCTGGCGCTCATCCGCGAAGACCCGGCGCTCGCCGAACCTCTTCCGGGCGCCGACGACTACGTGGGCGCGGAGGTCGTCTACGCCGTCTCCCACGAGGGCGCCCTGCACCTCGAAGACGTCCTCGCCCGCCGCACCCGCATCTCCATCGAAGCCTGGGACCGTGGCGCCTCGGCTGCGCCCGTCGCCGCATACCTGATGGCCAAGGTGCTCGGCTGGGACAGGGCCCGCGAAGAACGCGAGGTGCAGACCTACCTGCTGCGCGTCGCCGCCGAACGCGAGAGCCAGCTTCAGCCCGACGACGAATCCGCCGACCGTGTGCGGCTCGAAGCGCCGGACATCGTGGCGGTGGACGCCGCGGCCGAGACCGGGTCCGCAGCGAAAGCGCCTCGGACGGCCGCAGCGTCCCGGAGGCCCAAGGGACCCAAGGGACCCAAGCCGTAA
- a CDS encoding GuaB3 family IMP dehydrogenase-related protein produces the protein MEIDIGRAKRARRVYAFDDVAVVPSRRTRDPEDVSVSWTIDAYQFSVPFLAAPMDSVVSPATAVAMGRLGGLGVLDLEGLWTRYEDPETLLAEIRELPVGEATRRMQEIYSAPIQPELVTKRLAEIRAGGVTVAGALSPQRTQELYQTVVEAGVDLFVIRGTTVSAEHVSKNAEPLNLKKFIYELDVPVIVGGAATYTAALHLMRTGAAGVLVGVGGGAASTTRSTLGIHAPMATAVADVAGARRDYMDESGGRYVHVIADGGLGSSGDIVKAIACGADAVMLGSTLARATDAPGGGWHWGAEAHHPDLPRGTRVQVGQVAPLEEILYGPSPVAEGTANIVGALRRSMATTGYSDLKEFQRVEVVVAPYQSH, from the coding sequence ATGGAGATCGATATCGGGCGCGCCAAGCGCGCACGCCGCGTTTACGCCTTCGACGACGTCGCCGTGGTGCCGAGCCGTCGCACCCGCGACCCGGAGGATGTCTCGGTCTCCTGGACGATCGACGCCTACCAGTTCTCCGTGCCGTTCCTCGCCGCCCCGATGGACTCGGTGGTCTCCCCGGCGACGGCGGTCGCGATGGGCCGGCTCGGCGGTCTGGGCGTGCTGGATCTCGAGGGCCTCTGGACCCGCTACGAGGACCCGGAGACGCTGCTCGCCGAGATCCGCGAGCTGCCCGTGGGGGAGGCCACCCGCCGGATGCAGGAGATCTACTCCGCGCCCATCCAGCCCGAGCTTGTGACGAAGCGCCTGGCGGAGATCCGCGCGGGCGGCGTCACTGTCGCGGGCGCTCTCTCGCCGCAGCGCACGCAGGAGCTGTATCAGACGGTCGTCGAGGCTGGTGTCGACCTGTTCGTGATCCGCGGCACCACCGTCTCGGCCGAGCACGTCTCGAAGAATGCCGAGCCGCTGAACCTCAAGAAGTTCATCTACGAACTGGATGTGCCGGTCATCGTCGGCGGCGCGGCCACCTACACGGCGGCGCTGCACCTGATGCGCACCGGAGCGGCCGGCGTGCTCGTCGGCGTCGGCGGCGGCGCGGCCTCCACGACCCGCTCGACCCTTGGCATCCACGCGCCGATGGCCACCGCCGTCGCCGATGTCGCCGGCGCCCGCCGCGACTACATGGACGAGTCGGGCGGCCGCTATGTGCATGTCATCGCAGACGGCGGCCTCGGCAGCTCGGGTGACATCGTCAAGGCGATCGCCTGCGGGGCCGACGCCGTGATGCTCGGCTCGACGCTCGCCCGTGCCACCGATGCGCCCGGCGGCGGCTGGCACTGGGGCGCCGAGGCGCACCACCCGGATCTGCCGCGCGGCACCCGCGTCCAGGTCGGGCAGGTCGCCCCGCTCGAGGAGATCCTCTACGGTCCCTCACCGGTGGCCGAGGGGACTGCGAATATCGTGGGAGCATTGCGCCGCAGCATGGCGACGACGGGATACTCGGATCTGAAGGAGTTCCAGCGCGTCGAAGTGGTCGTCGCGCCGTACCAATCGCACTAG